From a region of the Candidatus Hydrogenedentota bacterium genome:
- a CDS encoding glycoside hydrolase family 32 protein, producing MNTALALAALAAALGAAPPEAPAVNTELHNETWRPQFHFTAKKNWLNDPNGLVFYNGQYHLFFQHNPFGTEWGNMHWGHAVSRDLVRWTERPIALAPDGHGTCFSGSAVVDWNNTSGLAAPDAPHPPLVAFYTGAPVPQVKGGPKFTQCMAYSLDGGETWKKYDKNPILGNIVGDNRDPKVIWHAPTSRWVMALYLDKSDYALFGSTDLKSWERLCDVEVPGRGECPDFFELPVDGNPADSRWIFVGGNGDYLVGRFDGKIFTPDSPVIRCDHGEHFYAPQSWSDIPAEDGRRIQIGWMRGGAYPGMPFNQQMAFPNELTLRATPDGPRLFRQPVREIAGLWENTVTVSGVDLRGTTTLDELSGELCDLRVVVAPGGAESFTLMARGEPVTWTAATGALTALGREMPAALEDGKVEIRLLADRASFEIFVQNGLAAMSQCFLPKPENRDWALTVPEGQSARLVALEGHRLRSAWR from the coding sequence ATGAACACCGCACTGGCCCTGGCCGCGCTCGCCGCCGCGCTCGGCGCGGCACCCCCGGAGGCGCCCGCCGTGAACACTGAACTCCACAATGAGACCTGGCGGCCCCAGTTCCATTTCACCGCAAAAAAGAACTGGCTGAACGACCCGAACGGGCTGGTCTTTTACAACGGGCAGTATCACCTGTTTTTCCAGCACAACCCCTTCGGCACGGAATGGGGCAACATGCACTGGGGCCATGCGGTGAGCCGCGACCTGGTCCGTTGGACGGAGCGGCCCATCGCCCTGGCGCCGGACGGGCACGGCACCTGCTTCTCCGGCAGCGCCGTGGTGGACTGGAACAACACGTCGGGCCTCGCCGCGCCGGACGCCCCGCACCCGCCGCTGGTGGCCTTCTACACCGGCGCGCCCGTGCCGCAGGTGAAGGGCGGCCCGAAATTCACCCAGTGCATGGCCTACAGCCTGGACGGCGGCGAGACCTGGAAGAAGTATGACAAGAACCCGATACTGGGGAACATTGTCGGGGACAACCGCGACCCGAAGGTGATCTGGCACGCGCCCACGTCGAGGTGGGTCATGGCGCTGTACCTGGACAAAAGTGACTACGCCCTCTTCGGCTCCACAGACCTCAAATCCTGGGAGCGGCTCTGCGATGTCGAGGTGCCGGGACGGGGCGAATGCCCGGATTTCTTTGAACTGCCCGTGGACGGCAACCCCGCCGACAGCCGCTGGATTTTTGTCGGGGGCAACGGCGACTATCTTGTGGGCCGCTTTGACGGCAAAATCTTCACGCCCGATTCTCCGGTCATTCGGTGCGACCACGGCGAGCATTTCTACGCGCCCCAGAGCTGGAGCGACATCCCCGCCGAAGACGGCCGCCGCATCCAGATCGGCTGGATGCGCGGCGGCGCCTATCCGGGCATGCCCTTCAACCAGCAGATGGCCTTTCCCAACGAACTGACTTTGCGCGCCACTCCGGACGGACCGCGCCTGTTCCGCCAGCCCGTGCGCGAAATCGCCGGGCTATGGGAAAACACCGTCACCGTGTCCGGCGTGGACTTGCGCGGAACCACCACGCTGGACGAACTGTCCGGGGAACTCTGCGACCTGCGGGTGGTCGTCGCGCCGGGCGGGGCGGAGTCTTTCACCCTCATGGCGCGCGGCGAACCCGTCACCTGGACCGCCGCAACGGGCGCCCTGACCGCCCTCGGCAGGGAGATGCCCGCGGCACTGGAGGACGGCAAGGTCGAAATCCGCCTGCTGGCGGACCGCGCCTCTTTTGAAATCTTCGTCCAGAACGGGCTGGCGGCCATGAGCCAGTGTTTCCTGCCCAAACCGGAAAACAGGGACTGGGCGCTCACCGTGCCGGAGGGGCAGTCCGCCCGGCTTGTCGCGCTGGAGGGTCACCGCCTGCGAAGCGCCTGGCGGTAA
- a CDS encoding CPBP family intramembrane metalloprotease, whose translation MRPSMVLTILRKELLDTRRDRRTLFMMVVLPVMLYPAMLLVGVQLLMVHQERVERTLSKVHVAALNDVDREIAKGWFVDAVDIGLTDSPDPWADLAARNIQAVVVLRAPLLDTLDAWGTLPVDVLYDATEHESRLALDRVEDVLDDVFLKTQRERLEREGVNPEYINPVEWKAVDTAPDEKTTGTILGTMLPGLLVMVIALGAFYPAVDLTAGEKERGTFETLLSTPASKLEIVTGKFLTVFLLALLTALLNLASMGGTVWVLLAQVQGSLGGDAGISLTIQNPLWVIGIVILNLVPLALLLSAVMMSVAVFAGSFKEAQNYLTPVLLLMIMPVMLTVTPGAELSAALRFVPVVNAVLLFKDGMVGRAGWEDVFAVFISTAAYALLALNVAAWLFQREEVVLSEEPAIPLSWRRSDYEPRETPSPALAMSLFGLVMLLLFYVATYAQMRAPLPGLILTEWGLILAPVVGVLWFVRADLRKSLQLRGFRPAQGLGALVLAVSTLALVMGFSILHDQFLPVPESMKEGLKNFLGDTGSPGGKLLLFFAMAVSPAVCEEVLFRGAILTGLSQKLRPLAAVTLTAVLFGVFHLSIYRFAPTALIGMSITYAVFRTRSLWIGMLMHFLNNGLAIALGLGMLPEMLRGWLPDLDAAEAAPSPALLAAAAFGVLLGALLIEWSTRRKNRSNAA comes from the coding sequence GTGAGACCCTCCATGGTGCTGACCATACTCCGCAAGGAGCTGCTGGACACCCGGCGCGACCGGCGCACGCTCTTCATGATGGTGGTTCTGCCGGTGATGCTCTACCCCGCCATGCTGCTCGTCGGCGTGCAGCTCCTCATGGTCCACCAGGAGCGTGTCGAGCGGACCCTTTCCAAGGTGCATGTCGCCGCGCTTAATGATGTGGACCGGGAGATCGCAAAAGGCTGGTTTGTGGACGCGGTGGACATCGGGCTCACCGACAGCCCGGACCCCTGGGCGGACCTCGCCGCGCGCAATATCCAGGCCGTCGTGGTGCTTCGGGCGCCCCTGCTGGACACCCTGGACGCCTGGGGCACGCTGCCGGTGGACGTGCTGTACGACGCCACCGAGCATGAGTCGCGCCTGGCCCTGGACCGGGTCGAGGATGTCCTGGATGATGTCTTCCTGAAGACACAGCGGGAGCGGCTGGAGCGCGAGGGGGTCAACCCCGAGTACATCAATCCGGTGGAATGGAAGGCCGTGGACACGGCGCCGGACGAGAAGACCACGGGCACCATCCTCGGCACGATGCTGCCGGGGCTGCTCGTGATGGTCATCGCGCTGGGGGCCTTTTACCCGGCCGTGGACCTCACCGCCGGGGAGAAGGAGCGGGGCACCTTCGAGACCCTGCTGTCCACGCCCGCCTCGAAACTGGAAATCGTGACGGGCAAGTTCCTCACGGTCTTCCTGCTGGCCCTGCTCACGGCCCTGCTCAACCTGGCCAGCATGGGCGGCACGGTCTGGGTGTTGCTCGCCCAGGTGCAGGGGAGCCTCGGCGGGGACGCGGGCATCTCCCTCACCATCCAGAACCCCCTGTGGGTGATCGGCATTGTCATCCTGAACCTGGTGCCCCTGGCGCTGCTGCTGTCCGCCGTGATGATGTCCGTCGCCGTGTTCGCCGGCAGTTTCAAGGAGGCGCAGAACTACCTCACCCCCGTCCTGCTGCTCATGATCATGCCCGTGATGCTCACCGTCACGCCCGGCGCGGAGCTCAGCGCCGCCCTGCGCTTTGTGCCCGTGGTCAACGCGGTGCTGCTGTTCAAGGACGGGATGGTGGGCCGCGCGGGATGGGAGGATGTCTTCGCCGTCTTCATCAGCACCGCCGCCTACGCCCTGCTCGCGCTGAACGTGGCGGCCTGGCTGTTCCAGCGCGAGGAGGTGGTCCTCTCCGAGGAGCCCGCCATCCCCTTGTCCTGGCGGCGCTCGGACTACGAGCCCCGCGAGACCCCCTCGCCCGCGCTGGCCATGTCCCTTTTCGGGCTGGTCATGCTGCTGCTGTTTTATGTGGCGACTTACGCCCAGATGCGCGCGCCCCTGCCCGGGCTGATTCTCACGGAGTGGGGGCTGATTCTCGCGCCCGTGGTCGGCGTGCTGTGGTTTGTCCGGGCCGACCTGCGGAAATCCCTGCAACTGCGCGGGTTCCGTCCCGCGCAGGGGCTGGGCGCGCTGGTGCTGGCCGTGTCCACCCTCGCCCTGGTCATGGGTTTCAGCATCCTGCACGACCAGTTCCTGCCCGTGCCTGAGAGCATGAAGGAGGGGCTCAAGAATTTCCTGGGCGACACCGGTTCTCCGGGCGGGAAACTCCTCCTCTTCTTTGCCATGGCCGTTTCTCCCGCCGTCTGCGAGGAGGTCCTCTTCCGCGGCGCCATTCTCACGGGCCTCTCGCAAAAACTTCGCCCCCTGGCCGCCGTCACCCTCACCGCCGTCCTTTTCGGCGTGTTCCACCTGAGCATCTACCGCTTCGCGCCCACGGCCCTCATCGGCATGTCCATCACCTACGCCGTGTTCCGCACCCGCTCCCTCTGGATTGGCATGCTGATGCATTTTTTGAACAACGGCCTGGCCATCGCGCTGGGCCTGGGCATGCTGCCCGAAATGCTGCGCGGGTGGCTGCCCGATTTGGACGCCGCGGAGGCCGCGCCCAGTCCCGCGCTGCTGGCTGCGGCCGCCTTTGGCGTGCTGCTCGGCGCGCTGCTTATTGAGTGGTCCACACGCAGGAAGAACAGGAGCAATGCCGCATGA
- a CDS encoding alpha/beta fold hydrolase yields MDACPLCDDSAAYERRVVVLWVMIWLAASSLLLWSVPPGVRRFPVRIDGPDGKPCVGTLYHRENPCAVMLVGHGVSSNQGVMATIAKAFAANGYAVVTLDFWGHGRSRERFDWSANPAQLHAWCAWARNRFGDLPMGYLGHSMGGFAGAEAFAEVGHGVSAFVSLGALPRRQPATKTLIAAGRFEELFSPEEARRRAGDGMEVLISPFSDHALETWDPVLIRGIVRWVDGALGMNRATRFPWFRFAASLLAVLLGCAAAFVLAGQAAANLRRPPVPAVPRASARKWSLNPYRVAGRLLGAKGCAAPPRAGGFFRAVLQAALFGGVFVLFLFPVLNAHIFTCSPSHPARLLMWMALTPFLALPFLLDASALERMPLGGARRRFAVAALTRAVPLLMLCGAVWIFAPRMAFGAMILAIFAYVLVMLALVHAVVVNKTGDYRAGALAQALLFAWVIAFWFPLTWG; encoded by the coding sequence ATGGATGCCTGCCCGTTGTGCGATGACTCCGCCGCATATGAGCGGCGGGTGGTGGTCCTGTGGGTGATGATTTGGCTGGCGGCGTCGTCGCTCCTGTTGTGGTCCGTGCCGCCCGGTGTGCGGCGGTTTCCCGTGCGCATTGACGGCCCGGACGGGAAACCCTGCGTGGGCACCCTCTACCACCGGGAAAACCCCTGCGCGGTCATGCTGGTGGGCCACGGGGTAAGCTCCAACCAAGGCGTGATGGCCACCATCGCCAAGGCCTTCGCCGCGAACGGTTACGCCGTGGTCACCCTGGATTTCTGGGGGCATGGCCGGTCGCGGGAGCGTTTCGACTGGTCCGCGAACCCGGCCCAGCTTCATGCGTGGTGCGCCTGGGCGCGGAACCGTTTCGGGGACCTGCCCATGGGCTATCTGGGCCATTCCATGGGGGGCTTCGCGGGCGCGGAGGCCTTCGCCGAAGTCGGCCACGGCGTCTCCGCCTTTGTCTCCCTGGGCGCCCTGCCCCGGCGTCAACCGGCGACGAAAACCCTGATTGCGGCGGGCCGATTCGAGGAGCTCTTCTCCCCGGAGGAGGCGCGCCGCCGTGCCGGGGACGGCATGGAGGTCCTCATTTCCCCCTTCAGCGACCACGCGCTGGAAACCTGGGACCCCGTGCTCATCCGGGGCATTGTGCGCTGGGTGGACGGCGCCCTCGGGATGAACCGCGCCACACGGTTCCCATGGTTCCGCTTTGCGGCGTCCCTGCTGGCCGTGCTGCTCGGCTGCGCCGCCGCCTTTGTGCTGGCGGGGCAGGCCGCGGCCAATCTTCGCCGTCCTCCGGTTCCGGCAGTGCCCCGCGCCTCCGCCCGCAAATGGAGCCTGAACCCCTACCGGGTTGCGGGGCGTCTGCTGGGCGCGAAGGGGTGCGCCGCCCCACCCCGCGCGGGCGGTTTTTTCCGGGCCGTGCTCCAGGCGGCGCTTTTCGGCGGGGTTTTCGTCCTGTTCCTCTTCCCCGTGCTAAACGCGCACATCTTCACGTGCAGCCCGTCCCATCCGGCGCGGCTCCTCATGTGGATGGCCCTGACACCGTTTCTGGCGCTGCCCTTCCTTCTCGACGCCTCGGCGCTCGAAAGGATGCCCCTGGGCGGCGCCCGCAGGCGCTTCGCCGTGGCAGCCCTCACCCGCGCCGTGCCCCTGCTTATGCTGTGTGGGGCCGTGTGGATATTCGCGCCCCGCATGGCCTTCGGCGCAATGATCCTCGCCATCTTCGCCTATGTGCTTGTCATGCTCGCGCTTGTCCATGCGGTTGTGGTCAACAAGACCGGGGATTACCGCGCGGGCGCCCTTGCGCAGGCCCTGCTTTTCGCCTGGGTCATCGCCTTCTGGTTCCCCCTGACCTGGGGATGA
- a CDS encoding ABC transporter ATP-binding protein — protein MLEADGLTKVFRAARGRRVEAVRNASFRVGPGEAFGLLGPNGAGKTTLLRMLATIIAPTSGVCRVNGLRADEAPDRIRHAIGFLSGNTRLYGRLTAREVLHYFGRLHGMPEARIRDSITRMSGMLDMGAFIDRRCDSLSTGQTQKVSIARVLLHDPELLILDEPTLGLDIMTSNAILSFIADAKGRGRAIVFSTHYLGEAEMLCDRVGIIHRGDLIAVDTPAALLERAGCATLRDAFVRLIAGRDGCAP, from the coding sequence ATGCTGGAGGCGGACGGACTAACCAAGGTGTTTCGCGCGGCCCGCGGCAGGCGTGTCGAGGCCGTCCGCAACGCCTCATTCCGGGTCGGGCCGGGGGAGGCCTTCGGCCTGCTCGGCCCGAACGGCGCGGGCAAGACGACCCTGCTGCGGATGCTGGCCACCATCATCGCGCCGACCTCCGGGGTGTGCCGGGTGAACGGGCTGCGGGCGGACGAGGCGCCGGACCGAATCCGCCACGCCATCGGCTTCCTCTCGGGCAACACGCGGCTCTACGGGCGGCTCACGGCGCGCGAGGTGCTCCACTATTTCGGGCGGCTCCACGGCATGCCCGAGGCGAGAATCCGGGACTCCATCACCCGGATGTCGGGCATGCTGGACATGGGGGCCTTCATTGACCGGCGCTGCGACAGTCTCTCGACGGGCCAGACGCAAAAGGTCTCCATCGCGCGCGTGCTCCTCCATGACCCGGAACTGCTCATCCTGGACGAGCCCACCCTGGGCCTGGACATCATGACCAGCAACGCCATCCTTTCGTTCATCGCGGACGCGAAGGGGCGCGGGCGGGCGATTGTGTTCTCGACGCATTACCTGGGCGAGGCGGAAATGCTCTGCGACCGGGTGGGGATCATCCACCGGGGCGACCTCATCGCGGTGGACACGCCGGCCGCGCTGCTGGAGCGCGCGGGCTGCGCCACCCTGCGGGACGCCTTTGTGCGGCTCATCGCCGGACGGGATGGGTGCGCGCCGTGA